The DNA segment TCTTTACTCAGAACAATCTCTTTGTGCCGTTTTTTCAGGGCTGCTCCtctttacacctggatgtctTTAAGTCAAACCTCCGGTGAGTCTATGGTGAcaccacaaaaccaaaaaaaaccaacCCGTCACGGTCTGCAGAAATGACACTTGATGATTTTCTTGAACGCGCTCTGAAAGTCTTTGTTGAAGTACGCGTAGATGATGGGGTTGAGTAGAGAGTTGGAGTAGCCCAGCCAGTTTATGACATCCTCCAGCCAGCGCGGCATGTAGCACGACTCCTGGCAAAAAGGCATGACCAGGGCGACGATGAAGAAGGGCAGCCAGCAGAGGATGAAGGTGCCCATGATGATGCCCAGAGTCTTCACCGTCTTTCGCTCCCGAGCCAGCGCGATCTTCCGCTTCGCCTCCGTCGCCTTCTCGTGCCTGCTCTCGAACAGCGGCACGGAGCTCGGGGTGTTGGGCAGCGGCAGGTTGCCCTTGGAGTTGCTGTGGACTTCGATGATCTCCAGGGACTCGCCGTCCTCCGCGTGTTTCACCGCGCCGTTGACGCTCGGCAGCGGCCGCGGCTCCACGCTCCTTTTCCAGCTCTTGCCCTGCGCGTCTCCGTGCGTCTTTTTGTGGAAGAGCGCCGGGGACAGCGCCAAGCAAGAGTCGgacactttctttttctccgTTTTACGCACCGTCCTCCTGATGCGAAACCTGGCAGCTTTGAATATCCGCCCGTATAAAACCAACATCAGCGTCAGCGGGATGTAAAAAGCCCCGAATGTGGAGTATATTGTGTACCAGGGGTCTTGCCTGATCTTGCACTGCTTGGGGTTCGCCCTGTCCTCCGCCAGGCTGTTGGGCTGGGAGCGCATGATCAGCATCGGCGGCACCGAGATGGAGAACCCGACCAGCCAGGTGACACTGATGAGGACCGCGGCTCTCCTCGGCGTCCTCTTCTTCATGTAGTCTATGGGCTCGGTTATGGCCCAGTATCTGTCCAGAGCGATGGCGCACAGGTGCAGGATGGAGGAGGTGCAGCACAGCACATCCAGAGAGATGAAGATGTCGCACGGAACCTGCCCGAGAGTCCACCGGTTCAACACCTGGTAAAGCGCCGCCATGGGCAGCACCAGCACCGACACCATCAGGTCTGTGACGGCCAGAGAACCGATCAGGTAGTTGGCCACATTCTGGAGAGACCGCTCCAAGGCGATGGCCGCGACCACGCACGCGTTCCCAAAGATTGCGCACAGGATGAGCGCGCCAAGCAGGAAGGATGTGACCACCTGATAACTCAGCTTCACCTCCTCGTCCTCGGGTTTGGGCGTCTTGATGGAGAGGTTGTCAAACTGCGCCCAGGCTGTCGTGTTGTTCGCGCCCTCCATCGTTGCGTAAAACTCGGACGTGTTTTGGAGAGCTGCGGTTACTTGCTGGACAGCCCGGTGCGCACGACACCTCGGCTCCTCGCAGGGCGCATCGTGGAGAGAGGGTCTGAACTGCGAGTGTCGGCTGCTGACGGAGAATGATGCTGCCTCTTTATACCGATGATGGAAAATGCGTCACCTGTCCGCGAGGATGTAACagagtctgtttgtgtctgtgtttagtcGCAGCTCAGGCTCTGGAGATGTAGGAGTCgttaaataaacatataaaaactTGTTTAATGCTCCTCAGACTGAGTCAAtttaaactttttcttttaaagaacTGAAGTGGATCTCGGTGAGAGAAGTTCATCAGTTTCTAAAGCAGCTTTCgaacattttctttgtgtaaacTGACTCTTCTTGAGTCTTGTTTTATTGATGTTTATCTACATTGTTTGTACATTAAACCTCgcagcaaaaaaataaacatttatttgctttaaaaCAACCAATATGTGGAAccagcaacacagcagcagcaggttaaaacatacaacaattaaaagaaactaaaaaaatttaatttaccTCCTTTAGCAGTGAAATGTTGTTTATCTCCATTTTGTTATGACTCACTAGTTATTTTTACATGACAGAAGCGGTGAGGCCTTATTGGTCCGTCAGGTGAAACACTGCCACCTGGCGTTAGGCTGCTTTCATAACAATTACAAAATGAtaatgtgattatttatttatttagtaacCATAACATTGCAGAGTAAGACATTCAAAGAAGGAGCACTTTCATTGAATGCAGTATATACCTgtgaaaaaagaataaaaactgtCAGATTAAAGCtcaattatttcatttatttactgaGTTCTTTTATGGCACAGAGTATGTGTTAATAAAATATGACTCAGAGAAATTGAGACTGACTGTCTTCCTAAATTCCTATTAACCTTTTGCAGGTGCAAGCCAGGTAATGTTGTGTGTGCAGTTATACTTAAACGCTGCATTTAATCAAACTACAAACAGGTGGAAGAAATATTGTCatgaaacaacaataacaacacaagTAAACTAAGAATAGAGGCAGTGGTattgcagcagctcctgttttctgctcagttaaaatcctgtttttgtcaatggagtctggtagtgcTATATAATATGTTTTCCGGGCTACCAAAagggatcttactctttaattaaaaggcctatctctgtaggaatccttattcaaggtttttttttcccccatcaatcatttacagtCCAAAATCTAGAGAAAACAAACCCCTTATTCAAAATTACCGGAGTTATCCTTTACGCGAAAGCATGTCAGGCTTTTTGTTCCGTGCCGCTCTCCGTAGTGTCCCAATTTTCGTGACGTCACAGCCTCGTTTAAAGCGAGTAGCCTGTTTAACTTTCTTGTTTTGCTCCGGTGTGTTTTATCGTCGGCACCGCGCCTCTAAAACTTCCTCCCAGCCGTCAGGTAGGCGAGTTAacagcataaaaatgtcagtttgatGTTTGTAGTTATTTACAGAACGTTATTTTTAGGCGGAAAATGCCACAAGAGagtcagtttttgttgttgttgctgtt comes from the Lates calcarifer isolate ASB-BC8 linkage group LG9, TLL_Latcal_v3, whole genome shotgun sequence genome and includes:
- the htr1ab gene encoding 5-hydroxytryptamine receptor 1A-beta codes for the protein MEGANNTTAWAQFDNLSIKTPKPEDEEVKLSYQVVTSFLLGALILCAIFGNACVVAAIALERSLQNVANYLIGSLAVTDLMVSVLVLPMAALYQVLNRWTLGQVPCDIFISLDVLCCTSSILHLCAIALDRYWAITEPIDYMKKRTPRRAAVLISVTWLVGFSISVPPMLIMRSQPNSLAEDRANPKQCKIRQDPWYTIYSTFGAFYIPLTLMLVLYGRIFKAARFRIRRTVRKTEKKKVSDSCLALSPALFHKKTHGDAQGKSWKRSVEPRPLPSVNGAVKHAEDGESLEIIEVHSNSKGNLPLPNTPSSVPLFESRHEKATEAKRKIALARERKTVKTLGIIMGTFILCWLPFFIVALVMPFCQESCYMPRWLEDVINWLGYSNSLLNPIIYAYFNKDFQSAFKKIIKCHFCRP